Within the Alteromonas sp. M12 genome, the region CACATTACATTCTCCACTTCCGGTTAATCTCGTCTGTTGCCGCGGAGTCTGTTGTAGCAACACAAAACTCAACACAATTAGTGGAATGTTTGTTGTCACTGGATTAAATGCTTCCACTAAAATTTGCGGAATGAAAATTAACGTGAATATCAACAAAGCTGCCAAATTAAGAGCGCTAAAGTAAATCAGTAACCTATTTTTGTAAAACAAAATCAAAGCAACCCCCAAAATTATCTCAGCCACACCGGCACATCGCGTAATTATTAAACTTTGCTGGGGGGAAAACCCAAGGCTGGCTGTCATCAGCATTTCCAACGGCGCAACATGCAACAACTTAGGCACTAAGCCGTGATAAATCCAAGCCAAGCCTATGGTAAACCTAGCTAGCTGCACAACCGACACAGTTAACAACATTCAAACTGTTCAAAGCGTAATTTTTTACGATAAAGGTAGCTAGAAACCAGCAAAGGAAAAGGACAAATGAAGGCGAAAAGAGGATTGTAATCGATGAAAAATAACGTACACAACACGCAGCCAATGCCACCACAAATCAGGTGAAAACGATAAAAAGAAATACTCTCTTCGTAGGCATCAGGAAACACTAACTTTAACAGCAATTGGAATAGCCCCCAAATGCCAACTGAACTCAAAATAATACCAAAAACAATTAAATAACCAATCTCAAAACCACGACTGATCATTTCCATGCCAACGATAAAGCCAGAATCTATCACTGCGATCCATAGCGCAACAACCGCGCAAAAACCACAAAGAGATTCGACCAAAAATAGGTTTTTCTTGGCTTTTTTCACCTTGACTGAGACTCGTTCATCGATTTCATCTGAATAAAATACTAACACGCAAATACTGTGTTTTTAACACCCTAACAAAGGCAGATGTTTAATTTTATGGTATTTAAGAGTGAGTGCTATGCAATGGTATAGCTCAGTTTCAGGCAATTCGAGCGCCAATGGCAACAAAATTGCTCGATTGCCAACAAACTGCAAGCGTCTGCAGTACAGTTCTTTAAAGGTTTCTATTAACTTAGTTTGGCAGTTAACATAAATGAAGATATTGTTTGGATCTTTAGGCTTCCAATCCATTCTTAGGGTACTACCGGTTTTGCTAAGGTAGCTCGGTTCTCCCCACTTCAACGTCTCTTCGAGGTATTTTACTTCGGGGGTATTAGTTGCCACACGTAAAATTAGGTCGCGTAAACATAACAACTGGTTGCGTGGTTTTTGTGGGTAACTATTGATTCGGTTTAGCACCGACTGCCCTTGCGTAAAGACCATATTGCTCCTGTACTCAGGTTAATTACCCACAAAAATGCAAATCAATTTCGCCACTTATGGTCGCTAAACTTGATTGTTTTTGTCGCCTATACTGAAGGTTTTAACCATTCCATTGCGTCTTCAGGATTGTCAAAGTACTTTACTTCACCGGAAATAAACCAAGTGCCAATCTTCGCCGCATACTGTTGCCATTTTTTACTGCCATAAATAGCGATTTTGTTGAATTCATTGTTGTACTTTAAACCAATTTTGAAATCATCCCAAGCCGCCCTTAAATCCCAGCCTTCTAGTTCAGTTGCATCTATGAAGGCGTTAACTTTCGGATCTTTCACTTGGGTTAGCGCAGAGTCAATAAGTGGTGTGATAATTTCGTAATCTTCGTGAGTTAACTTTCCAACAATTTGCATGGATAGGAAAAAATTCTGTTCTACTCGTTCAATACCAATAGATAAGCCGTGTTTTTTTACTTTCATCATACTAATTCCTTATGCTCAGATTAGATTCAAATGCAGTCTCGTATTGCTGACTGTATGATCAAATTATACTCGCTATAAGGAATACATTGCGGCTTTCATGAAAGTTTTCAAACCCATAACTTGATTGAAATCAAAAGAAACGAATTTAATTTTCGTCAACTTTTTAGATTCATCGAGTCAGTGCTACTGTAAGCTCAAAATTAACCTTCTTGTGATTGGATTGACGATGCTAGCCAGAGCAAAATCTGGATTACACAAAAAACTTATAAAGGAGGATCCACTCGTTCAGAAACAGAAGTGTTGACTCGATACCATCCGGCAATTGAATAGCGATCACGTTGCGCTGGCAAAACTTCATGGGGAAAATCTTCACTTAAGAAAACCACTATGGTTCCCATCAACGGAACAACTTTAATCCCTTCAATGTCGTTATCGTCGGTAAACAGGACTAACTCACCACCGTCATCGATTGCCCAACCAGAATTAAGGTATGTCACTATTGATAACACACGCTGGGCTTCGCCTTTAAACGCATCATAATGACGTTTGTAATACATTCCGGGGGCATAATGCGCAAAGTGACTTTCAAACGAAAACAAGCCAAGAAACAATCGGCTATTTAAATAGCGTTGTAGCTGGGCGGTCCAATTTAACCACTCAACTTCCTCTGGTGATTTTCCGGTGATCCAACAAATTTCGTCGGTTCTGACAAATTCATTTTTCAGGTAATCATTTCCTCGGCCAATGCCAGCAGCCTTAAAACGTTGCTCGTCCATTTTCAGCTGATATTGGCTCATGGAAGTGCAAAGCGCACTTGGTAACGCAACAGGTTTAATGCTGTACCCTTGGTGATATAAATCATCAGCAATAGCCGCAAACAAGGTTTCGTCAAAACCACTGTTATCACTTTTCAGAACCAAAGATTGGATGGCGCTCACGTTTGTTACCTTACAAAAGCCTAATTAATTTAAATTGAAAGAAAATGGATGATTATCTGGAGATGTAAAATGCAAAAAAACGCCAATTAACGCTTAAAATCTGTGCAATACTCGCCAGGGTGGCGAGTATACGACCATTTGAACATTTTACTAAGTTTATTATTTATCTAAAACGTAATTACCGCTTACGCACCAATTATAAGCCTGTAACGACATAGCAGTAGCGCGTTTTTTTATAGGGTTTAGAGTAGGTTTTAAGAACAATTAGCCACTACCGAGCGCGCCTCTTGCCAAGCAGTGTCGGCATCAAAATCTTCAATAAGACCATTGCTGTGTTTTTGTTCTGTAAACGAGCCTATGCCATGTTGGATCATGTAAGTGGGTATATAGGTAGGCTTCCCTAGTTTTTTCAGATGTTTACAAGTAGCAGAATTATTCGATGTTTTCTGCATTATGTAAGTTAATAGTTCATTCAAGGTTTGTTGTTCTTGGTCGCCAAAGGAATTCATTCTCAATACCATAATTGCTTGGTGGCCAGAACGATCTGCAACTCTGCGAGTATCAAAATAACCATAGCTCATAGCCACTAAATATAGATCTGACGCCTTATCAAATTCATCCTGTTCAATGCACTCTGTTAAACCTAAAAATAGATCGGCAGGCGTGTGCGACGAATTTACATCATCAATGCCCACGCAACCTAGCGCAGTGGATGATTGCAAATTACCTTGCGCTTCATAATTCACGGTTTGGGTTGGAGAGGTTGGCTGACAAGCTGCCAAACATAATAACAATACACATGTGGCTAGTCTTTTAATTTTCATGCACGACTTCTTTTAAAATGAATATTAGATGATCTCAGAATACCAGAGTGACAATTAGCTACTAGTCACCAACATGTCACTAAAAAGTGCCAAGCAGAAACCAACTACAGCTCCTAGTGGAGGGGCCCAGTGTTTAGCCAAACGTGATTGTGGTCCAATATCTTGAAAAATAATATACAAAATTCCACCTGAGGCAAACAACATAATTGCGCCTAAAACTGCTTCATAATCTGATAAAAAAACGTAACCGATAATCCCAGCAATAGGCCCCAATGGAATTAATGCACTCATGGTTAAAAGTGTTTTAGAAGATTTGTTGCCGTTGTTATGGTTAATTTCTCGGTAGCTATTAAAACCTTCAGGCAAATTTTGTAAACCAATGAACAATGCTAACAAAGGTGCCACTGGGGAACCCAGCGCAACTAAACCGCCTAGTGCAATTGCTTCGGGAATATAATCCAACATCATTCCCAGTAACTGCGGTGAATCATGCTTTTTCAAGCCGAGTCGCTTTTCAACAATAAAAAAAGCCACTCCGCCGAGTAACACAATCGGGATAGAGAACATAGAATGGCCCATACTGGCAATGCCTTCAGGCACTAATACAACTGACACCGCACCGAGTAAAATGCCACCGCCAAAAGCAATCACACCATGGCGTACTTCGCGCTCAATCCAAAG harbors:
- a CDS encoding DoxX-like family protein encodes the protein MLLTVSVVQLARFTIGLAWIYHGLVPKLLHVAPLEMLMTASLGFSPQQSLIITRCAGVAEIILGVALILFYKNRLLIYFSALNLAALLIFTLIFIPQILVEAFNPVTTNIPLIVLSFVLLQQTPRQQTRLTGSGECNVHRSSME
- a CDS encoding DUF1801 domain-containing protein; the encoded protein is MVFTQGQSVLNRINSYPQKPRNQLLCLRDLILRVATNTPEVKYLEETLKWGEPSYLSKTGSTLRMDWKPKDPNNIFIYVNCQTKLIETFKELYCRRLQFVGNRAILLPLALELPETELYHCIALTLKYHKIKHLPLLGC
- a CDS encoding STAS/SEC14 domain-containing protein, with product MKVKKHGLSIGIERVEQNFFLSMQIVGKLTHEDYEIITPLIDSALTQVKDPKVNAFIDATELEGWDLRAAWDDFKIGLKYNNEFNKIAIYGSKKWQQYAAKIGTWFISGEVKYFDNPEDAMEWLKPSV
- a CDS encoding 2OG-Fe(II) oxygenase — translated: MSAIQSLVLKSDNSGFDETLFAAIADDLYHQGYSIKPVALPSALCTSMSQYQLKMDEQRFKAAGIGRGNDYLKNEFVRTDEICWITGKSPEEVEWLNWTAQLQRYLNSRLFLGLFSFESHFAHYAPGMYYKRHYDAFKGEAQRVLSIVTYLNSGWAIDDGGELVLFTDDNDIEGIKVVPLMGTIVVFLSEDFPHEVLPAQRDRYSIAGWYRVNTSVSERVDPPL
- a CDS encoding divalent cation transporter — encoded protein: MSEILTIILLTSLSGSCILIGGILASFDHIRPLWIEREVRHGVIAFGGGILLGAVSVVLVPEGIASMGHSMFSIPIVLLGGVAFFIVEKRLGLKKHDSPQLLGMMLDYIPEAIALGGLVALGSPVAPLLALFIGLQNLPEGFNSYREINHNNGNKSSKTLLTMSALIPLGPIAGIIGYVFLSDYEAVLGAIMLFASGGILYIIFQDIGPQSRLAKHWAPPLGAVVGFCLALFSDMLVTSS